The Microbacterium sp. LWH7-1.2 genome window below encodes:
- a CDS encoding DUF6328 family protein — protein sequence MSTERDTDPRDDRVDGRDESPEERADRNWSEVLQEVRVLQTGTQILTGFLLALAFQPAFADLTGSQQAFYLGLVVLSALSSIVALAPVALHRALFQQRAKAEVVRFGHFALVAALGTVAVLVVGVVAFVFDVVLGGSAFWWALIPLGLFLFALWLVVPAILRARRRTNGGRR from the coding sequence ATGTCCACCGAGCGTGACACCGATCCGCGAGACGACCGAGTCGACGGTCGTGACGAATCCCCGGAAGAACGCGCCGACCGCAACTGGAGCGAGGTGCTGCAGGAGGTCCGGGTCCTGCAGACCGGCACGCAGATCCTCACCGGCTTCCTGCTCGCCCTCGCCTTCCAGCCCGCCTTCGCCGACCTGACCGGCTCCCAGCAGGCCTTCTATCTCGGGCTCGTGGTCCTTTCGGCGCTCAGCTCGATCGTGGCCCTTGCGCCGGTGGCACTGCACCGCGCCCTGTTCCAGCAGCGGGCGAAGGCCGAAGTCGTGCGCTTCGGGCACTTCGCCCTCGTCGCCGCGCTCGGGACCGTCGCGGTCCTCGTCGTGGGCGTCGTGGCGTTCGTGTTCGATGTCGTGCTCGGCGGGTCGGCGTTCTGGTGGGCCCTCATCCCGCTCGGCCTGTTTCTCTTCGCGCTGTGGCTGGTCGTACCCGCGATCCTCCGCGCGCGCCGCCGGACGAACGGAGGACGGCGATGA
- a CDS encoding carbon-nitrogen hydrolase family protein — translation MTDTVPIGVAQFAPTADTAVNLETIAQLVATASDRGARVVVFPEYSSYFVDPFDESLAENAQELDGPFIQALTRLAAQRDVTIVAGLLERASDGERVRNTAVAVDGTGLIAHYRKLHLYDAFGQRESDWVEPGDAAEPQTFELGGLRFGLMTCYDLRFPEVGRLLVDAGADVFVVPAEWVRGPLKEHHWRTLLHARAIENTVFVVAADHPPPLGVGNSLVVDPQGVELAAVGTSTDVAVAHLDVGAIERVRRVNPALRLRRFGVGPR, via the coding sequence ATGACCGACACCGTGCCCATCGGGGTGGCGCAGTTCGCGCCGACGGCCGACACCGCGGTGAACCTCGAGACCATCGCACAGCTCGTCGCCACGGCATCGGACCGCGGAGCGCGCGTGGTGGTGTTCCCCGAGTACTCGAGCTACTTCGTCGACCCGTTCGACGAGTCGCTCGCCGAGAACGCGCAGGAGCTGGACGGGCCGTTCATCCAGGCGCTGACGCGGCTCGCGGCGCAACGGGACGTCACCATCGTCGCCGGGCTGCTGGAGCGCGCGAGCGACGGCGAGCGCGTGCGCAACACCGCGGTGGCGGTCGATGGCACCGGCCTGATCGCGCACTACCGCAAGCTGCACCTGTACGACGCCTTCGGGCAACGGGAGTCGGACTGGGTCGAGCCGGGCGATGCGGCTGAGCCGCAGACGTTCGAGCTCGGTGGGCTGAGGTTCGGTCTGATGACCTGCTACGACCTGCGGTTCCCGGAGGTCGGGCGCCTGCTCGTCGACGCCGGCGCCGATGTCTTCGTCGTGCCGGCGGAATGGGTGCGCGGCCCGCTCAAAGAGCACCACTGGCGCACGCTGCTGCATGCCCGTGCGATCGAGAACACCGTGTTCGTGGTCGCGGCCGACCACCCTCCGCCCCTCGGTGTGGGCAACTCGCTCGTCGTCGACCCGCAGGGCGTCGAGCTCGCCGCCGTCGGAACGTCGACGGACGTCGCGGTCGCCCACCTCGACGTCGGGGCGATCGAGCGTGTGCGCCGCGTCAATCCGGCGCTGAGGCTCAGGCGCTTCGGCGTGGGCCCGCGCTGA
- a CDS encoding aminotransferase class I/II-fold pyridoxal phosphate-dependent enzyme — MRQIPGAWHRTAAGAGLVGSDGSIHPTIFAEMSALAARTGAINLGQGFPDEDGPAEVLEAARAAIANGVNQYPPGRGIPDLLAAVAAHQERFYGLHLDPSREVLVTAGATEALAAALLALLDEPGDEVVVFEPHYDSYAAVVALAGARLVTVPLRWPHFQPDLEELRAAVSDRTRVILVNDPHNPTGAVFGAEVRDEIVRLAERHDAVIVTDEVYEHLVFDEPHVPIATRPGAWDRTLTISSGGKTFSTTGWKIGWISGPASLIDAVLAVKQFLTYVNGSPFQPAMATGLRLGDDFFRGIAGALRAKRDLLGTGLRAAGFDVSTPAGSYFTVVDAAPLGATDAAAFCRALPERAGVVAIPLTAFATPDRRGEYGTLVRFAACKRVEVLEDAASRLARLG; from the coding sequence ATGCGACAGATCCCCGGAGCATGGCACCGCACGGCCGCGGGCGCCGGACTCGTCGGTTCCGACGGGTCGATCCACCCCACCATCTTCGCTGAGATGTCGGCCCTCGCGGCGAGAACGGGCGCGATCAATCTCGGACAGGGCTTCCCCGACGAGGACGGCCCCGCCGAGGTGCTGGAGGCGGCCCGCGCGGCGATCGCGAACGGCGTCAACCAGTACCCGCCGGGTCGTGGCATCCCGGATCTGCTCGCCGCCGTCGCCGCGCACCAGGAACGGTTCTACGGCCTTCACCTGGATCCCTCGCGCGAGGTGCTGGTGACCGCCGGTGCGACCGAAGCCCTCGCCGCGGCGCTCCTCGCGCTCCTCGACGAGCCCGGCGACGAGGTGGTCGTCTTCGAGCCGCACTACGACTCGTATGCGGCGGTCGTCGCTCTCGCCGGCGCGCGGCTCGTGACGGTGCCGCTGCGGTGGCCGCATTTCCAGCCCGACCTGGAAGAGCTTCGCGCCGCAGTGAGCGACCGCACTCGCGTCATCCTCGTGAACGACCCGCACAACCCGACAGGTGCCGTCTTCGGCGCCGAGGTGCGGGACGAGATCGTGCGGCTCGCCGAGCGCCACGACGCGGTGATCGTGACCGACGAGGTGTACGAGCACCTCGTGTTCGACGAGCCGCACGTGCCGATCGCCACGCGTCCCGGCGCCTGGGACCGCACGCTCACGATCTCGTCGGGCGGCAAGACCTTCTCGACGACCGGCTGGAAGATCGGCTGGATCTCGGGCCCCGCGTCGCTGATCGACGCGGTGCTCGCGGTCAAGCAGTTCCTCACCTACGTCAACGGCAGCCCGTTCCAGCCCGCGATGGCGACCGGTCTGCGCCTGGGCGACGATTTCTTCCGCGGCATAGCGGGCGCGCTCCGCGCGAAGCGGGATCTGCTCGGCACGGGCCTGCGCGCGGCCGGCTTCGACGTGTCGACGCCCGCCGGCTCGTACTTCACCGTCGTCGACGCGGCGCCGCTGGGAGCGACGGATGCTGCGGCGTTCTGTCGTGCCCTCCCCGAGCGCGCCGGTGTCGTCGCCATCCCCCTCACGGCCTTCGCGACGCCGGACCGGCGCGGCGAGTACGGCACACTCGTGCGGTTCGCGGCCTGCAAACGCGTCGAGGTGCTCGAGGACGCGGCATCCCGCCTCGCCCGCCTCGGATGA